From a single Planctellipticum variicoloris genomic region:
- a CDS encoding BatA domain-containing protein: MSWLGFTSPLAAWLFLLTIPLVIFYFLKLRRPRVEVPSLALWRRVLNDQRVNSPFQKFKRNLLLLFQLLLLFCLILAAMQPFRPAGAERARFIPVLIDCSASMAARASAGGATRLEEAKDQVRRLIDNLVADQRLCLIAVHSSGRRLTEFTNNKRLLHAALDELEIQQVPSRLEDGLRIAEALARANPVEEAILITDGNVPDRIDFELPFKINYQKLDPGGSNIGITDFNARRNDTGWDVFARLEGAKDAKSLVEVELLQDGESVSRQTASIEGGNAERLVFQIPADAATQLELRIRPDGFDALESDNVAWLSLPLLRSLMVFCPASLASVRHALEVLPDLELYPRDGKEPAEVDLKFNDQPLETGPGSRVTVHFGVIPADLQTLVTMETGLAEVIDWVRTSPMLRHVQLFDVQIADKPANQNGATDREFELAGYEVLVQSRTGPLVLEKRGEGGLDEYFLFHPDRSTLPYRVGFPILISNLRELAQQQSGLTEARSAPTGALPPLALSPDTEYRIVGPNGRTDVARSDGSGLLSGAAAPVIGQYQILAGGAAKATVGVSLLSPTETSLATIPRLQFPEVAVAAASSGVKNDQPLWPYLAAAALAFLLIEWWYFQRPPQGMTA, from the coding sequence ATGTCCTGGTTGGGCTTCACATCACCGCTGGCGGCGTGGTTGTTCCTGCTGACGATTCCGCTGGTGATCTTCTACTTCCTCAAGCTCCGCCGGCCGCGCGTGGAAGTCCCTTCGCTGGCCCTCTGGCGGCGCGTTCTCAACGACCAGCGCGTCAATTCTCCGTTCCAGAAATTCAAGCGGAACTTATTGCTGCTGTTCCAGCTCCTGCTGCTGTTCTGCCTGATCCTCGCGGCCATGCAGCCCTTTCGCCCCGCCGGCGCGGAACGGGCCCGGTTCATCCCCGTGCTGATCGACTGCTCCGCCAGCATGGCCGCTCGGGCTTCGGCGGGGGGGGCGACCCGGCTCGAAGAGGCCAAGGATCAGGTCCGGCGGCTGATCGACAACCTCGTCGCCGACCAGCGGCTCTGCCTGATCGCCGTCCATTCCTCGGGTCGGCGGCTGACGGAATTCACCAACAACAAGCGGCTGCTCCACGCGGCCCTCGACGAGCTGGAGATCCAGCAGGTTCCCAGCCGGCTCGAAGACGGTCTGCGGATCGCCGAGGCGCTGGCCCGGGCCAATCCGGTCGAAGAAGCCATCCTCATCACCGACGGGAATGTTCCCGACCGCATCGATTTCGAGCTCCCGTTCAAGATCAACTACCAGAAACTCGATCCGGGCGGCTCCAATATCGGCATCACCGACTTTAACGCCCGCCGAAATGACACCGGCTGGGATGTTTTCGCCCGGCTCGAAGGGGCGAAGGACGCTAAGTCCCTGGTGGAAGTCGAGTTGCTGCAGGACGGCGAGTCCGTTTCGCGCCAGACGGCGTCGATTGAAGGGGGCAACGCCGAGCGACTCGTGTTCCAGATTCCGGCCGACGCCGCCACGCAGCTCGAACTGCGGATCCGCCCCGACGGATTCGACGCCCTCGAATCGGACAACGTCGCCTGGCTCAGCCTGCCCCTTCTCCGGTCGCTGATGGTCTTTTGCCCCGCCAGTCTGGCGTCCGTCCGGCATGCCCTCGAAGTCCTTCCCGATCTGGAGTTGTACCCGCGCGACGGCAAGGAGCCCGCCGAGGTCGACCTCAAGTTCAACGACCAGCCGCTCGAAACCGGTCCCGGTTCTCGCGTCACGGTCCACTTTGGCGTCATTCCGGCGGATCTCCAGACGCTGGTTACGATGGAAACCGGCCTGGCGGAGGTCATCGACTGGGTCCGCACCAGCCCGATGCTCCGGCACGTGCAGCTCTTCGACGTGCAGATCGCCGACAAGCCCGCCAACCAGAACGGTGCGACCGATCGGGAATTTGAACTCGCGGGCTACGAAGTCCTGGTGCAGAGCCGGACCGGGCCGCTGGTTCTGGAGAAACGCGGGGAAGGGGGGCTCGACGAGTATTTTCTGTTCCACCCCGACCGGTCGACGCTGCCCTACAGAGTCGGCTTTCCGATCCTGATCTCGAACCTGCGCGAGCTGGCTCAGCAGCAGTCGGGGCTGACTGAAGCGAGGTCCGCACCGACCGGCGCTCTGCCGCCGCTCGCGTTGTCGCCCGATACCGAATACCGCATCGTCGGACCGAACGGACGGACCGATGTTGCACGCAGCGACGGTTCGGGGCTCCTCTCGGGCGCGGCAGCGCCCGTCATCGGCCAGTATCAGATTCTGGCGGGGGGGGCTGCGAAAGCCACCGTAGGCGTCAGCCTGCTCAGTCCGACCGAAACCTCGCTGGCGACGATTCCTCGTCTGCAGTTTCCGGAGGTCGCCGTCGCAGCGGCCTCCAGCGGCGTGAAGAACGACCAGCCGTTGTGGCCCTACCTCGCCGCTGCGGCCTTGGCGTTCCTGCTGATTGAATGGTGGTATTTTCAGCGTCCGCCGCAGGGGATGACGGCATGA
- a CDS encoding DUF58 domain-containing protein gives MATAQFTSLLENSTLARVERMRLTPLRRLTNRSRGEHLAGKGGTSTEFNDYRDYVAGDDMRYVDWNIFSRLNRPYLKLYRHEEEMHVVVLLDASSSMLFGSKFERARQLAASFSIMGLMNLERVSIFSCNQQGRALQMLPPTTGRPSLRRVLEFLERLEPGGDFPIDLAVSEVLKQHRGRGIAILLSDFLTFGALDRPFNHLFSAGLETFAVQILAPEELHPDLNGDLRFVDSETSQTLDITSAGELLGLYHQHLTDLQEYLAQVCRQRNGRCLTIDSSTPIDTVLFDTLRRRGWVS, from the coding sequence ATGGCTACCGCACAATTCACCTCGCTGCTCGAAAACTCGACCCTCGCCCGTGTGGAACGGATGCGGCTGACGCCGTTGCGCCGGCTCACCAACCGCAGCCGGGGGGAGCACCTGGCCGGGAAGGGGGGGACCAGCACCGAATTCAACGACTACCGCGATTACGTCGCCGGCGACGATATGCGGTACGTCGACTGGAACATCTTCTCCCGGCTCAACCGGCCCTATCTCAAGCTCTACCGTCACGAAGAGGAAATGCACGTCGTCGTGCTCCTCGACGCCTCCTCGTCGATGCTCTTCGGCAGCAAGTTCGAACGGGCCCGGCAGCTCGCGGCGTCGTTCAGCATCATGGGGCTGATGAACCTCGAACGGGTCAGCATCTTCTCCTGCAATCAGCAGGGCCGGGCGCTGCAGATGCTGCCCCCGACCACCGGCCGGCCCAGCCTCCGGCGGGTGCTCGAATTCCTCGAACGCCTCGAACCGGGCGGCGATTTCCCGATCGATCTGGCGGTCAGCGAAGTCCTGAAGCAGCATCGCGGCCGGGGCATCGCCATCCTGTTGTCGGACTTCCTGACATTCGGCGCCCTCGATCGGCCGTTCAATCATCTGTTCAGCGCGGGGCTGGAAACGTTCGCCGTGCAGATTCTGGCCCCCGAGGAGCTCCATCCCGATCTGAACGGCGACCTCCGGTTCGTCGATTCGGAAACCTCCCAGACGCTCGACATTACTTCCGCCGGCGAACTGCTCGGGCTGTATCATCAGCACCTGACGGACCTGCAGGAATACCTCGCACAGGTCTGCCGTCAACGGAATGGCCGCTGCCTGACCATCGATTCGTCGACGCCGATTGATACCGTCCTGTTCGACACTCTCCGCCGTCGCGGCTGGGTGAGTTGA